A genomic segment from Leptolyngbya boryana PCC 6306 encodes:
- the ileS gene encoding isoleucine--tRNA ligase, producing the protein MTATEPGSYKNSVNLPQTKFDMRANAVKREPELQKFWAEQKIYEHLSQENPGEVFILHDGPPYANGALHIGHAMNKILKDTINKYQLLKGRKVRYVPGWDCHGLPIELKVLQTLKPDERRALTTIELRHKARDFALATVEQQSKSFQRYGVWGDWEHPYLTLKPEYEAAQIGVFGQMVLKGYIYRGLKPVHWSPSSKTALAEAELEYPEGHTSRSLYAAFEVLNLSKELQMPLDPFLGELGVAIWTTTPWTIPGNLGVSVNPDLVYAVVEVGENAPGRFKYLIVAKDLVDRLSEVLGTTLEVKATMMGRLLEHCTYRHPLYDRVSEILIGGDYVTTESGTGLVHTAPGHGQEDYQVGQRYGLPILAPVDDNGDFTEEAGQFKGLNVLGEGNTAVIEALQEVRSLLKEEPYQHKYPYDWRTKKPTIFRATEQWFASVEGFRDQALKSISEVQWIPAQGENRITSMVAERSDWCISRQRSWGVPIPVFYEEETGEPLMNEETIAHVQQIVAEKGSDAWWELSIEELLPEKYHGKKYRKGTDTMDVWFDSGSSWASVVEQRSELRYPADIYLEGSDQHRGWFQSSLLTSVAVNGHAPYKAVLTHGFTLDEQGRKQSKSLGNVVDPMVVIEGGKNQQQEPPYGADILRLWVSSVDYTNDVPIGKNILKQMSDVYRKIRNTARFLLGNLHDFDPAKDAVPYEQLPELDRYMLHRITEVFDEVQDAFETYQFFRFFQTIQNFCTVDLSNFYLDIAKDRLYISSVNAQRRRSCQTVLAIALENLAKAIAPVLSHMAEDIWQYLPYSTSHKSVFAAGWVKLEDQWRNPELAKQWEQLRELRAEANKVLEQARADKAIGSSLEAKLLLFVADSELRAKLQALNPASSLSGNCVDELRYLFITSQVELLESSDRLTGSKYCSQTDTLGIGVIDAEGEKCDRCWNYSTHVGESKEHPLLCERCVPAMEGHF; encoded by the coding sequence ATGACTGCGACAGAGCCAGGTTCATACAAAAATAGTGTCAATCTTCCCCAGACTAAGTTTGACATGCGCGCAAATGCCGTCAAACGGGAACCCGAATTGCAGAAGTTCTGGGCAGAACAGAAGATTTATGAACACCTGTCACAAGAAAATCCGGGTGAAGTGTTCATTCTGCATGACGGGCCGCCTTACGCCAATGGCGCGTTACACATCGGTCATGCGATGAATAAAATTCTCAAAGACACGATTAATAAATACCAATTGCTCAAAGGGCGAAAGGTTCGGTATGTTCCAGGCTGGGATTGTCATGGTTTACCGATCGAGTTAAAAGTCTTGCAAACCCTCAAGCCAGATGAGCGTCGAGCCTTGACGACGATCGAGCTACGCCACAAAGCGAGAGATTTCGCCCTTGCAACGGTCGAGCAACAGTCCAAGAGCTTTCAACGATATGGGGTTTGGGGAGATTGGGAGCATCCTTATCTGACCTTGAAGCCAGAATACGAAGCGGCTCAAATTGGTGTGTTTGGGCAAATGGTGCTGAAAGGCTATATCTATCGCGGCTTGAAGCCTGTGCATTGGAGTCCCAGTTCTAAGACAGCTTTGGCTGAAGCGGAATTGGAATATCCAGAGGGTCATACTTCGCGCAGTTTGTATGCGGCGTTTGAAGTGTTGAACTTGTCGAAAGAATTGCAGATGCCCCTTGATCCATTTTTGGGTGAATTGGGTGTAGCGATCTGGACAACAACGCCTTGGACGATTCCAGGGAATTTGGGTGTGAGTGTCAATCCAGATTTGGTCTACGCGGTCGTTGAAGTTGGAGAGAATGCACCGGGAAGATTTAAGTATCTGATCGTGGCAAAGGATTTGGTCGATCGCTTGTCAGAAGTGCTTGGGACAACCTTAGAAGTCAAAGCAACGATGATGGGTCGATTGCTGGAGCATTGTACGTATCGGCATCCCTTGTACGATCGCGTCAGTGAAATCTTGATCGGAGGCGATTATGTCACAACGGAATCCGGAACAGGATTAGTTCATACCGCTCCAGGACATGGTCAAGAAGACTATCAGGTTGGACAGCGCTACGGATTGCCGATTCTTGCGCCTGTCGATGATAATGGCGACTTTACTGAAGAAGCCGGACAATTCAAAGGACTGAATGTTCTGGGTGAAGGGAATACAGCTGTGATCGAGGCATTGCAAGAAGTCCGATCGCTCTTAAAAGAAGAACCCTACCAGCACAAATATCCTTACGATTGGCGCACCAAAAAGCCGACGATCTTCCGAGCGACTGAACAATGGTTTGCCTCTGTTGAAGGATTCCGCGATCAAGCCTTGAAGTCGATCTCTGAAGTTCAATGGATTCCGGCTCAGGGAGAGAATCGCATTACATCAATGGTCGCTGAGCGATCGGATTGGTGTATTTCACGGCAGCGGAGCTGGGGCGTGCCGATTCCCGTGTTTTATGAGGAAGAGACGGGTGAGCCATTAATGAATGAAGAAACGATCGCGCATGTGCAGCAGATCGTTGCCGAAAAAGGCTCAGATGCTTGGTGGGAATTGTCGATCGAAGAACTGCTTCCCGAAAAATACCACGGTAAAAAGTATCGAAAAGGCACAGACACAATGGATGTCTGGTTTGATTCAGGCTCGTCTTGGGCATCGGTTGTAGAACAGCGATCGGAACTTCGCTATCCGGCTGATATCTATCTCGAAGGTTCAGATCAACATCGCGGCTGGTTCCAATCAAGCTTACTCACGAGTGTGGCAGTGAATGGTCATGCGCCTTACAAAGCGGTGCTAACTCATGGGTTTACTTTGGATGAACAGGGACGGAAGCAAAGTAAATCGTTAGGAAACGTTGTCGATCCAATGGTGGTGATCGAAGGGGGTAAGAATCAGCAGCAAGAACCGCCTTATGGGGCTGATATTTTGCGATTGTGGGTGTCTTCGGTGGACTACACCAATGATGTGCCGATCGGGAAAAATATCTTGAAGCAGATGTCCGATGTGTATCGCAAGATCCGCAATACGGCTCGGTTTTTGCTTGGGAACTTGCATGACTTTGATCCTGCAAAAGATGCTGTTCCCTATGAGCAGCTACCCGAACTCGATCGATATATGCTGCATCGCATCACTGAAGTCTTCGACGAGGTTCAAGATGCGTTTGAAACTTATCAATTCTTCCGCTTCTTCCAGACGATTCAAAACTTCTGTACGGTTGATTTATCGAACTTCTACTTAGACATTGCAAAAGATCGGCTGTATATCAGTTCGGTCAATGCTCAACGTCGCCGGAGTTGTCAGACTGTTTTGGCGATCGCGCTTGAGAATTTAGCGAAAGCGATCGCGCCTGTGCTATCCCACATGGCAGAAGATATCTGGCAGTACTTGCCTTATTCCACTTCGCACAAATCGGTGTTTGCGGCGGGATGGGTGAAGCTAGAGGATCAATGGCGCAATCCAGAGCTAGCAAAACAGTGGGAACAGTTGAGAGAACTGCGGGCAGAAGCGAACAAAGTTCTGGAACAAGCTCGCGCTGATAAAGCGATCGGGTCTTCACTCGAAGCTAAGCTTTTACTCTTTGTTGCGGATTCAGAGCTGCGGGCAAAACTGCAAGCTTTGAATCCTGCTAGTAGTTTGAGCGGCAATTGTGTGGATGAATTGCGCTATTTGTTTATCACTTCGCAAGTTGAACTACTCGAATCTAGCGATCGCTTAACTGGTTCAAAGTATTGCTCTCAAACGGATACACTTGGCATTGGCGTGATTGATGCTGAAGGGGAGAAATGCGATCGCTGCTGGAACTATTCGACACATGTGGGTGAATCAAAAGAGCATCCATTGTTATGTGAGCGATGCGTTCCTGCGATGGAAGGTCACTTTTAG
- a CDS encoding AAA family ATPase translates to MSDFNFNQYNQFQHSQQQGQNLLAAGWRPLNRDFDWNYFLHLVQNDGDELNRRMMGAVSTITDSLGRSYQAWWSNVINLCSSYTRGELDQVWNYLTPEPPCPDHHYIDSLSVETPMRQVVSRSSIPIDYALNRLQETAIRKMLEILGRPDLITQNYLDRWFYFPPDRFDQWERLDVVSTVYAYWSSHDAWLQIDYVDRGRRYWTLMAKNMAPLIQKATYGLAVMLSGYQNRVGQIHAQFSTRDFPEEIQAFSDAVQQTVMTQDRLAVLVHGDPGTGKTAWTQAIAKEILVPLGYVIFILDHDAVENFVPPAYLERICLIINEADNLAQDRSTEIAQASNKTEHILSLLDGTLYQSVVSVGNFELEQKLVVLMTCNTTERLDPAMLRKGRVDLICEFQHRFV, encoded by the coding sequence ATGTCAGACTTCAACTTCAATCAATACAATCAATTTCAGCATAGTCAACAGCAAGGGCAAAACTTACTAGCAGCGGGATGGCGACCGCTGAATCGAGATTTTGACTGGAATTATTTTTTGCACCTTGTACAGAACGACGGGGATGAACTGAATCGCCGCATGATGGGTGCAGTGAGTACGATTACAGATTCTCTAGGACGGAGCTATCAAGCTTGGTGGTCAAATGTAATCAATCTTTGCTCGTCTTATACGCGTGGAGAACTAGATCAGGTTTGGAACTATCTCACGCCTGAGCCACCCTGTCCGGATCACCACTATATCGATAGCTTGAGTGTAGAAACTCCGATGCGGCAAGTTGTGAGCCGTAGCAGCATTCCGATCGATTATGCTTTGAATCGATTGCAGGAAACGGCAATTCGGAAAATGCTGGAAATCTTAGGTCGTCCAGATCTGATTACTCAGAACTATCTCGATCGCTGGTTTTACTTTCCACCCGATCGATTTGATCAGTGGGAACGTCTCGATGTAGTTAGTACCGTTTATGCCTATTGGTCAAGCCATGATGCGTGGTTGCAAATTGACTATGTCGATCGCGGTCGGCGGTATTGGACGCTGATGGCGAAGAATATGGCTCCGTTGATTCAAAAGGCGACCTATGGCTTAGCAGTGATGCTAAGTGGGTATCAGAACCGTGTAGGTCAAATTCATGCTCAGTTTAGTACCCGTGACTTTCCAGAGGAGATTCAAGCCTTTAGTGATGCGGTGCAGCAAACGGTCATGACGCAAGATCGTCTCGCCGTCTTAGTGCATGGTGATCCGGGAACTGGAAAGACTGCTTGGACGCAAGCGATCGCGAAAGAAATTCTTGTGCCATTGGGCTACGTGATTTTCATTTTGGATCACGATGCAGTCGAGAATTTTGTGCCGCCTGCTTATCTAGAGCGGATTTGTCTGATTATCAATGAGGCAGATAACTTAGCACAGGATCGCTCAACAGAGATTGCTCAGGCGAGTAATAAGACAGAGCATATTTTGAGCTTGCTCGATGGAACGTTGTATCAGAGTGTGGTGAGCGTTGGTAACTTTGAGCTAGAGCAAAAATTAGTCGTGCTGATGACTTGCAATACGACGGAACGGCTTGATCCGGCAATGTTGCGCAAAGGTCGAGTCGATTTGATCTGTGAATTTCAGCATCGATTTGTTTAG
- a CDS encoding TolC family protein — MKPYFELLALGVGAWMAIGSVDAATANPTSPQNEPEPASNSSVAAQPQSRVLVAAPPSVAKPSIFNQFKPENSSPTLTLAASRDLEGDPTPPWVIDLKPNAIAQTPSVVVPTKPVTTKPNPKPNPTAQAPTTPRPSAPLPRPTTSTPTPTPTPTPTPTPPLPTSPPPTPGASAQTLLTPSPNRLLFPTKPGEVQVRSVQPITLQQALDLAERNNRDLEIARLQVEQSRAAIREARAGNFPTLALTSNLTRSGSAFITQDTQQNSFLEQLGIQSQSGSSTRTAFGLGAQLNYDIFTSGLRPAQIEAAERRSRTAELQLEQTREELRLQVSNDYYNLQNADSQVAINEAAVRNAEANLRDSRAQETAGLGTRFDTLRAEVNLANAQQQLRNSQATQEINRRQLAQRLSLSETATLTAADPVQPAGTWTIPLEDSIVLAYKNRAELEEQLVQREISQAQIRAARAQNGVTLGFVASYDFSRSGTIDTDANNSDNYSLGLQARWNLFDGGATNAQISQRERDREIAEARFAQNRNQIRFQVEQAFANLQANFANINTTQQSVAQAEEALRLAILRFQAGVGTQTDRISAEAALTQAQGNRVSAIIGYNQALAQLRRAVSNIRP, encoded by the coding sequence ATGAAACCGTATTTTGAATTGTTGGCTTTAGGTGTAGGAGCGTGGATGGCTATCGGCTCGGTGGATGCGGCAACCGCCAATCCCACCTCACCCCAAAATGAGCCAGAACCCGCCTCAAACTCGTCCGTCGCCGCTCAACCACAATCTCGTGTTCTGGTTGCGGCTCCCCCCAGTGTGGCAAAACCCTCAATTTTTAACCAATTCAAGCCAGAGAACAGTTCTCCAACGCTCACCCTCGCAGCATCGCGCGACTTAGAAGGCGATCCTACCCCTCCTTGGGTCATTGATCTCAAACCGAACGCGATCGCACAAACTCCCTCCGTCGTTGTCCCAACCAAACCCGTCACGACTAAGCCAAACCCCAAACCCAACCCAACCGCCCAAGCTCCAACAACTCCACGTCCTTCTGCACCCTTACCCCGACCAACGACCTCTACACCAACCCCCACTCCCACCCCTACTCCAACCCCTACTCCCCCACTCCCCACCTCCCCACCTCCCACCCCCGGCGCTTCTGCCCAAACCCTCCTCACCCCCTCCCCCAACCGTCTCCTCTTCCCCACCAAACCTGGAGAAGTCCAAGTCCGTTCCGTCCAACCGATTACCCTCCAACAAGCGCTAGACCTTGCAGAACGCAACAACCGCGATTTAGAAATCGCCCGTCTGCAAGTTGAACAAAGCCGTGCTGCCATTCGAGAAGCGCGTGCAGGAAACTTTCCCACACTTGCATTGACATCCAACCTCACCCGTTCTGGAAGTGCTTTCATCACTCAAGACACCCAACAAAATAGCTTTCTAGAGCAACTGGGCATCCAAAGTCAGAGCGGCAGCTCCACACGAACGGCGTTCGGTCTGGGCGCACAGCTAAACTACGACATTTTTACGTCAGGGCTACGTCCAGCTCAGATTGAAGCAGCAGAACGGCGATCGCGCACGGCTGAATTGCAATTGGAACAAACTCGCGAAGAACTGCGGCTGCAAGTTTCCAATGATTACTACAACTTGCAGAATGCAGACTCTCAAGTTGCGATTAACGAAGCAGCAGTCCGAAATGCAGAAGCTAACCTGCGAGACTCGAGAGCGCAAGAAACAGCCGGACTAGGAACTCGATTTGACACCTTGCGTGCAGAAGTTAACTTAGCCAATGCTCAGCAGCAACTTCGCAACTCCCAAGCGACCCAGGAGATCAATCGCCGACAACTGGCTCAGCGGCTCAGTTTATCTGAAACCGCGACGCTGACCGCGGCTGATCCAGTTCAGCCTGCAGGAACGTGGACGATTCCGTTGGAAGATAGCATCGTCTTGGCTTATAAAAATCGAGCAGAACTCGAAGAACAGCTTGTGCAGCGTGAAATTAGCCAAGCTCAAATTCGGGCTGCACGAGCGCAAAATGGAGTCACTCTTGGCTTTGTCGCCTCGTATGATTTCAGTCGCTCTGGAACCATTGATACCGATGCTAACAATTCCGACAATTACAGCCTGGGACTGCAAGCACGTTGGAATCTTTTTGATGGCGGGGCAACTAATGCTCAAATTAGCCAGCGAGAACGCGATCGCGAGATTGCCGAAGCCCGATTTGCTCAAAACCGCAATCAAATCCGCTTCCAAGTCGAGCAAGCTTTCGCGAACCTCCAAGCCAACTTTGCCAATATCAATACGACTCAGCAATCGGTCGCCCAGGCAGAAGAAGCGCTGAGATTGGCAATTTTGCGTTTCCAGGCTGGAGTCGGTACACAAACCGATCGAATTAGTGCTGAAGCAGCCCTGACTCAAGCTCAGGGAAACCGTGTTAGCGCCATCATCGGTTACAACCAAGCACTCGCTCAACTGCGACGTGCTGTGAGTAACATTCGCCCATAA
- a CDS encoding M23 family metallopeptidase, whose product MTHSLLNLFWMRALMISGLGWLVGLGAIRSVHAQAPTDPLPAVKPAAPAAVEIAPPVQVAPAVEVAPVEGDTFIDKTDYDLGATERSTPTPTVIAKPPASIVSPRYRAPAESVSMAPVEVGGFNLSVTGINWAGAAQSNPIGSAYGTVQNYYNRNVRPIGRIGNGDLRLIFPLAIPAPITSMFGWRVHPITGNTRLHTGTDIGAALGTPVLAALTGRVILSDFFGGYGLSVALEHNAGAQQTLYAHLSEIFVKPGDIVKQGTVIGRVGSTGNSTGPHLHFEVRQQTTEGWVAMDAGVVLETAMAELVKSMQVAQKPVQPNRQ is encoded by the coding sequence ATGACTCACTCTCTACTTAATCTCTTCTGGATGCGTGCCTTAATGATTTCAGGGTTGGGCTGGCTCGTCGGACTCGGTGCGATCCGTTCTGTCCACGCTCAAGCCCCAACCGATCCTTTGCCTGCGGTCAAACCTGCTGCTCCTGCTGCGGTTGAGATTGCGCCACCCGTTCAAGTTGCCCCTGCGGTTGAAGTTGCCCCTGTGGAGGGGGATACGTTTATTGACAAAACCGACTATGACTTAGGTGCAACTGAACGATCGACTCCGACTCCAACCGTGATTGCGAAACCTCCAGCGTCGATCGTGTCTCCTCGGTATCGTGCGCCTGCTGAATCGGTGAGTATGGCTCCGGTTGAAGTGGGCGGCTTTAACTTGTCCGTCACGGGAATTAACTGGGCAGGAGCAGCACAATCCAACCCGATTGGCTCCGCTTACGGCACCGTTCAAAATTATTACAATCGCAATGTTCGCCCGATCGGACGTATTGGGAACGGTGATCTCAGGTTAATTTTTCCGTTAGCGATTCCGGCTCCGATCACATCCATGTTTGGTTGGCGAGTTCATCCGATCACGGGCAATACGAGATTACACACAGGAACTGATATTGGAGCAGCATTGGGTACTCCTGTTTTAGCCGCGTTAACAGGTCGCGTCATTCTCTCTGATTTTTTTGGAGGCTATGGTTTATCGGTTGCGCTAGAACACAATGCAGGCGCACAACAGACGCTCTATGCTCACTTATCAGAGATCTTTGTCAAACCGGGCGATATTGTGAAACAGGGTACCGTCATTGGGCGAGTGGGGAGTACAGGCAATTCGACTGGACCTCACTTGCACTTTGAGGTGCGCCAGCAGACGACCGAAGGTTGGGTGGCAATGGATGCAGGAGTCGTCTTAGAAACGGCGATGGCAGAATTAGTGAAATCGATGCAGGTGGCTCAAAAGCCTGTTCAGCCGAACCGTCAATAG
- a CDS encoding ABC transporter substrate-binding protein produces the protein MVKPRIWRSTFIALLFVMSAIVTNCASQNTTPTNPGVLVYAASGQPTNLEPGNITDGNSLIVQNQIYNRLIQFKPGTADLEPSLATSWSVSKDGKTWTFKLRKGVKFHDGTEFNAQAVKFNVDRWWDKKNPNGFRNAGKSYEIWGQIFGGYKGEPDSLVQDVKVINPLTIQFVLKQPFAAFPTAIASSYFGIASPTAIQKAGANYGTPASGAIGTGAFVFKGWQSGDRITLEKNPNYWKPNLPQSNQLVMRFVTDSGARLAQVRAGQVDFTVELAPDQKQEIEQDQNLAVMNRPSFNVGYLALNPSFKQLSDVRVRQAIAHAINREALVQAFWKGSAQTTPHFLPPSLDWATSPKVKGYDYNPDKAKELLKQAGFANGFEIDLWYMPVARPYFPTPKAIAEAFAADLQAVGIKANLKTKDWAAYLADRNKKPGYPMFMLGWTGDYGDPDTFYYPHFGPGSTTDLGNWKNDRVIQLLNQARLTGDRTRRAKLYAEVDEIIQREAVRLSIVHSDPLLVQRKSIAGWTPSPLGTEPFEAIRKQ, from the coding sequence ATGGTCAAACCTCGAATTTGGCGATCGACATTCATCGCGCTTCTATTTGTAATGAGTGCGATCGTTACGAATTGTGCCTCACAAAATACGACTCCAACAAATCCAGGGGTTCTAGTATATGCAGCCAGTGGGCAGCCGACCAATTTAGAACCTGGAAACATTACTGACGGAAATTCTCTGATTGTTCAGAATCAAATCTACAATCGCTTGATCCAATTCAAGCCTGGAACTGCGGACTTAGAGCCGAGTTTAGCAACGTCTTGGAGCGTCTCAAAAGATGGTAAAACTTGGACATTCAAGCTGCGCAAAGGTGTGAAATTCCATGACGGCACCGAGTTTAATGCACAAGCAGTGAAGTTTAATGTCGATCGCTGGTGGGATAAAAAGAATCCGAATGGATTTCGCAATGCGGGCAAAAGCTACGAAATTTGGGGTCAGATTTTTGGCGGTTACAAAGGTGAACCTGACTCACTCGTTCAGGATGTCAAAGTGATCAATCCTTTGACGATTCAATTCGTTTTGAAACAGCCGTTTGCTGCTTTTCCAACAGCGATCGCATCTTCTTACTTTGGCATTGCGAGTCCAACTGCAATTCAGAAAGCAGGGGCGAACTATGGAACACCTGCAAGCGGAGCAATTGGAACCGGGGCATTTGTATTCAAAGGGTGGCAAAGTGGCGATCGCATTACGCTTGAGAAAAATCCGAACTATTGGAAGCCAAACTTACCTCAGTCAAATCAGCTTGTGATGCGGTTTGTAACGGATTCTGGCGCAAGACTTGCACAAGTTAGAGCAGGACAAGTTGATTTTACAGTTGAGCTAGCACCTGATCAAAAGCAAGAAATTGAGCAAGATCAGAATTTAGCAGTGATGAATCGTCCTTCGTTTAATGTCGGCTACTTAGCATTAAATCCGAGCTTTAAGCAGCTTTCTGATGTGCGAGTGCGACAAGCGATCGCACATGCCATTAACCGAGAAGCGCTGGTGCAAGCGTTTTGGAAAGGATCAGCCCAAACAACGCCGCATTTTCTTCCGCCGTCTCTGGATTGGGCAACGTCACCTAAGGTCAAAGGCTATGACTACAATCCTGACAAAGCAAAAGAGTTACTCAAACAAGCAGGATTTGCCAATGGCTTTGAAATCGACTTGTGGTACATGCCTGTAGCACGCCCTTATTTTCCCACACCAAAAGCGATCGCAGAAGCGTTTGCCGCCGACCTACAAGCCGTGGGAATTAAAGCAAATCTGAAAACAAAAGATTGGGCAGCTTATCTTGCTGATCGCAATAAAAAACCGGGCTATCCAATGTTTATGTTGGGTTGGACAGGAGATTATGGTGATCCAGATACATTTTACTATCCGCACTTTGGCCCAGGTAGCACAACCGATTTAGGCAATTGGAAAAACGATCGAGTCATTCAACTGCTGAATCAAGCTCGATTGACAGGCGATCGGACTCGTCGTGCAAAACTTTATGCTGAAGTAGATGAAATTATTCAGCGCGAAGCGGTGCGATTATCGATCGTGCATTCTGATCCGTTATTAGTGCAGCGAAAATCGATCGCCGGATGGACACCTAGCCCATTAGGAACTGAGCCATTTGAAGCGATTCGCAAACAATAA
- a CDS encoding RrF2 family transcriptional regulator, with protein MLLELSGRTKYALLAMLELASVYETGETLQIRQIAASQNIPDRYLEQLLATLRRATLISSERGKKGGYFLSRHPRRITILEIVNCMEGEEPATSAEGSSESAAMQAITGFWQKVKQAADEVLETHSLQDLLEQRNHFQQPITMYYI; from the coding sequence ATGCTCTTAGAACTTTCAGGTCGAACGAAATATGCACTCTTAGCGATGTTGGAATTGGCTTCAGTCTATGAGACAGGGGAAACATTACAGATTCGACAGATTGCAGCATCACAGAATATTCCCGATCGCTATTTAGAGCAGTTACTCGCGACCCTAAGACGAGCTACTCTTATTTCGAGTGAGCGGGGCAAAAAAGGGGGATATTTTCTCTCTCGCCATCCTCGCAGAATCACAATTTTGGAGATTGTGAACTGTATGGAAGGAGAAGAACCTGCAACGTCTGCTGAAGGTAGTTCTGAATCTGCTGCAATGCAAGCAATCACTGGCTTTTGGCAAAAGGTTAAACAAGCAGCTGATGAGGTTTTAGAAACTCATTCCTTACAAGATCTGCTAGAGCAGCGCAATCATTTTCAGCAGCCGATTACAATGTATTACATCTAA
- a CDS encoding tetratricopeptide repeat protein, with the protein MSIRLCFKIVLLSAGLCLLSSTASLSHATPLLLAQASRQATASAESKVNQGLQQIQQGKLNEAIASFREAAKLNPRLAAAHYNLGLALRQAGQLQPSADAFHQATKADPNFALAFANLGAALLEGNNIKQARDYLARAIELDPKSGVAQYNLGLVLMQEKNYDAAVQAFQKSANLSLNAPEPLFQIGQAYQQQGKLNEAMSAFQQAIQRNPNYVEAHYSLGLVSYYQGKLDQALNGFRKATQINPKFATGYYAAGLVFVRQKNLPEAERVLRYARDLFSSQGNTAWAKKTEQQLEQVKRIERGEMRPQ; encoded by the coding sequence ATGTCTATCCGATTGTGTTTTAAAATCGTACTCTTGTCCGCTGGATTGTGTCTGCTTTCTTCTACGGCATCTCTGAGTCATGCGACTCCGCTGCTGCTTGCTCAAGCTTCTCGACAAGCAACAGCATCAGCAGAATCAAAAGTTAATCAAGGATTACAACAAATTCAGCAAGGAAAATTGAATGAAGCGATCGCTTCATTTCGCGAAGCAGCTAAGCTCAATCCGCGTCTTGCTGCGGCTCACTATAATTTGGGGTTAGCATTACGTCAAGCTGGACAACTTCAGCCCTCAGCCGATGCGTTTCATCAAGCCACCAAAGCCGATCCAAATTTTGCACTAGCATTTGCAAATCTGGGTGCTGCGTTGCTAGAAGGCAATAATATCAAGCAAGCAAGAGACTACTTAGCAAGAGCGATCGAACTTGATCCGAAGTCGGGTGTGGCTCAGTATAATCTGGGCTTAGTTCTGATGCAGGAGAAGAACTATGATGCTGCAGTGCAAGCGTTTCAGAAATCAGCCAATCTAAGTTTGAATGCTCCGGAGCCTTTATTTCAGATCGGACAAGCCTATCAGCAGCAAGGAAAATTGAATGAAGCGATGTCTGCGTTTCAGCAAGCGATTCAGCGCAATCCGAACTATGTCGAAGCACACTATAGCTTAGGTTTAGTCTCTTACTATCAGGGTAAACTAGACCAAGCTTTGAATGGGTTTCGCAAAGCAACCCAGATCAATCCGAAGTTTGCAACGGGTTACTATGCCGCAGGTTTGGTATTTGTTCGGCAGAAGAATTTGCCTGAAGCTGAACGGGTGTTGCGATATGCCAGAGATCTCTTTTCTAGTCAAGGGAATACAGCTTGGGCGAAGAAGACAGAACAGCAGCTTGAGCAAGTGAAACGGATTGAACGCGGGGAGATGCGCCCGCAATAG
- a CDS encoding DUF938 domain-containing protein, with product MNPSHDRQFAPATQRNREPILEVLLEVLPPAGTILEISSGTGEHAVFFAPRLAPRRWQPSDPSAIARDSIAAWREFEPAENLAAPIEIDARDSVWNVEDSIQAIVNINMIHIAPWAACLGLMAGANRLLPPGGILYLYGPYKQSGIHTAPSNELFDDSLQLQNPEWGVRNLEDVVDAAQAQNLELLKVLSMPANNLSVVFQKR from the coding sequence ATGAATCCATCTCACGATCGTCAATTTGCTCCTGCCACTCAACGCAATCGTGAACCGATTCTAGAGGTTTTACTGGAAGTGCTCCCTCCAGCAGGAACAATCCTAGAAATTTCCAGTGGCACAGGAGAACATGCGGTATTCTTTGCACCTCGTTTAGCACCTCGACGATGGCAACCTTCTGATCCAAGCGCGATCGCGCGTGACAGTATCGCCGCGTGGCGCGAGTTTGAGCCTGCGGAGAATCTAGCTGCCCCGATCGAGATTGACGCACGTGATTCAGTTTGGAATGTTGAAGACTCAATTCAAGCGATCGTGAATATCAATATGATTCACATTGCGCCTTGGGCAGCGTGTTTAGGGCTAATGGCAGGTGCGAATCGACTGCTTCCACCCGGCGGAATTTTGTATTTGTACGGTCCCTACAAACAAAGCGGAATCCATACCGCTCCTAGTAATGAATTGTTCGATGACAGCTTGCAACTACAAAATCCAGAGTGGGGTGTCAGAAATTTGGAGGATGTAGTTGATGCTGCTCAAGCTCAAAATTTAGAGTTATTGAAAGTCCTTTCGATGCCTGCCAATAATCTATCTGTTGTCTTTCAAAAGCGATAA